DNA from Bradyrhizobium diazoefficiens USDA 110:
GCGCCTGACGCGATCGAGGTGGTTGCGCCCAGCAACCCGTTGCAGGCGGCGTAGTAGCCCTGCCCCCGCGCGATCTGATGCGAGGGCACGCGCTGCACCAGCAGATTCATGGTGCCGACCATGGTCATGCCGAAGGAGAGGCCGTGGCCGAGCTGCACGATCGCGAGCAGCGCCAGCGACGGCTCGCTGGCGGTGACGATCCAGCGCACCACGGCGCTTAGCCCCCCGATCGCCATCAGCGTGGACGGATGCAGCGAGAAGCGCGGCGACAGCGCGAACACGACGATCTCGGCGATCACACCCAGCGTCCACAGCCCCGCGATCGTCAGCCCGCCGTGACCATGGAGCTGCCAGGTGATGGCCGAGAACGTGTAAAAGGCGATATGGCTGCTCTGGATCAGCGCCGCCGAGGCGATCACGGCCCAGAAGCCGCCATCGTGCAGCAGCGCCTTGCCGGCATGCGTCTCCGTCGTCCTCCGCCTGAGATCGTCGAGCGGCTGAAGCCGCAGGCTGGCGAGAACCGCAACGACGGCCCACGCGACGATCACCCAGATCAGGTCGCGCGCCGCGATGCTGTCGACGAGATAGCCGCAGGCGAGCGAGCCGGCGGCGAACGCCGCCGAGCCCCACAACCGCAAGGGTCCGTAATCGAGTCCGTAACGGGCGACACCGCGCAGCGCATAGGCATCGGTCAGCGGCATCGTCGGCGTCCACATCATGCAGGTCAGCGCGTAGATCAGGAACAGCGCCAGCGGCTGCTGCTGCAGGCCGACGGCCGCAAATCCGATCGCGGTCGCCAGCACCGACACCATGATGCCGGCGCGAATGGCATGTCGCTTTTCGGCGAAGGCCGCGACCTGCGGCAGCGTGGTGAAGCGCGTGATCGCCGGCAGCGCGTTGATGAGGCCGATCCAGGCCGCGTCGATACCGATCGCCTTCAGCCAAACCGGGAAGAAGGGCATATGCGTGCCCAGGACCGCGAAGAAGGCCGAGTAGAACAGGGCAAGGCTCACGGCGAATCGCCGCTTCACGGCGGCTTGCGTGGGGATTTGTGATTCGCCTGCCATCAAACCAATTGCGATTCGGTCGATATCGTGGTGATCGTTACAGTAACGCGCGGTGATTTGCGCGACGAGATTGTCATGGCCAACGAAGCATTCGCCCTCTCGCCCATGTCTGCCCGCGCGGCCGAGCCGAACGAGCAGGATTACGACGCGATCCGCGAAGCCTTCATGGAGACCGCGCGCGGCCGCTGGTTCCTCGGCGAATATGCCAAGCGCAACCGCAATGCCGACACGAGCATGGTGCTCGATGCGGTCGCCAAAATCGAAGAAACCCTTGCGGCACAGCGACAACCCGTCGTCGAGGACCGCCTGCCCGAGGCGCTGGTCGAGATCCGCCGCGCCATCCGGGAAGCCGAGACGATCGCGATCGCGGCGTTCGACCCCGCGGCGATCGAGGCGAGCCTTGCCCCGATCCCGCGCGGCGTGCGGATCATCAAGGAGATCTCCTGGCGCTGGCGCGAGATCGGCGCCGACGGGCGAATCTGCGACCTCATTGATTCGCAGCTCGCCTCGATCGAGGCTGCCTGCGGACAGGTTTCGACCCTCGATCTCCGCACCGAGCTCAAGGCCGCATTCGATCTGCTCAGGGATCGGGTCGAGCAGCTCGATGCCGACGGCGACGCAACGCCGCAGGCGACGGCAGTGCGTTCCTCGGCAGCTCCGGTGCGGGAAGCACCGCCGTCCGTCGCAGAAGCTTCGCCTCTCGAGGCCGCGCCCGCCGCGATGGCGAGCGAAACCGCCGTGGCTTTTACGGAGACGCCGCAGGACATCGCGGTGGCTGCCGAGCCCGAAGCCGCCGCTGAGACGGCCGGCGACGCTGAAGCGTTCGCAATTGCCGAGCAGGCAATGGATGCCGCCGTCGAGCCGGAAATTGCAGCCGAAAGCCCGATCGCGCTCGAAGATGCCGCCCCGGAAGACGCCGCTTTCGAAGAGCCCGCGTTCGCGGAAGTCGCCGACGAGTTTTCACTCGACGCTGCCGCGGAAGCTGAGGACGAAGCCGTGCTCGCGGCCATCGCGCTGGAGATGGCCGCGCCCGATCCGGAATTCGACGAGATCATCGAGCCGGTCGAGATGGCAGCGGCCATCCCCGAGCCGATGATCGCGGAGGTCGCCGCGCCCGTTGCTGCCGTGCTTCGGGAGCCGGCCGCGCCGGAACCCGCCGCCGCGCCGATCGTGGAGGCGCACGCAGAAG
Protein-coding regions in this window:
- a CDS encoding MFS transporter; amino-acid sequence: MAGESQIPTQAAVKRRFAVSLALFYSAFFAVLGTHMPFFPVWLKAIGIDAAWIGLINALPAITRFTTLPQVAAFAEKRHAIRAGIMVSVLATAIGFAAVGLQQQPLALFLIYALTCMMWTPTMPLTDAYALRGVARYGLDYGPLRLWGSAAFAAGSLACGYLVDSIAARDLIWVIVAWAVVAVLASLRLQPLDDLRRRTTETHAGKALLHDGGFWAVIASAALIQSSHIAFYTFSAITWQLHGHGGLTIAGLWTLGVIAEIVVFALSPRFSLHPSTLMAIGGLSAVVRWIVTASEPSLALLAIVQLGHGLSFGMTMVGTMNLLVQRVPSHQIARGQGYYAACNGLLGATTSIASGAIYARIGEGLYYVMAAMAAAGALVIWSARHRLKAHPHSEGEGG